From a single Vibrio toranzoniae genomic region:
- a CDS encoding ornithine carbamoyltransferase has protein sequence MAFNLRNRNFLKLLDFTPKEIQFLLDLSADLKKAKYAGTEQKKLNGKNIALIFEKASTRTRCAFEVAAFDQGAQVSYLGPSGSQIGQKESMKDTARVLGRMYDGIEYRGFGQSIVEDLGAYAGVPVWNGLTDEFHPTQILADFLTMLEHGRGKHLHQISFAYLGDARNNMGNSLLVGATKMGMDIRLVAPKAFWPEEQLVEECQAIAQNTGAKITLTEDVTEGVKDCDFLYTDVWVSMGEAPEAWDERVAVMTPYQVNMDVIKLTGNPQVKFMHCLPAFHNNETVIGQQVADKYGMNGLEVTDEVFESDYSIVFDEAENRMHTIKAVMVATLGQ, from the coding sequence ATGGCCTTTAATCTTCGCAATCGTAACTTTCTAAAACTTCTCGACTTTACTCCTAAAGAGATTCAGTTTTTACTCGATCTGTCTGCTGACCTAAAAAAAGCTAAGTATGCAGGTACAGAGCAGAAAAAGCTTAACGGCAAAAACATCGCTTTGATCTTTGAAAAAGCATCAACTCGAACTCGATGCGCTTTTGAGGTCGCCGCCTTTGATCAAGGTGCTCAAGTCTCTTATTTGGGTCCTTCTGGTTCTCAGATTGGTCAGAAAGAATCAATGAAAGATACGGCTCGTGTACTAGGTCGTATGTACGATGGTATTGAATATCGCGGTTTTGGCCAGAGCATTGTCGAAGATCTTGGCGCATACGCTGGTGTGCCGGTTTGGAATGGTCTAACCGATGAATTTCATCCAACCCAGATCTTGGCTGATTTCCTCACTATGCTTGAGCATGGTCGTGGTAAACATCTGCACCAAATCAGCTTTGCCTATCTTGGTGATGCACGTAATAACATGGGGAACTCTCTGTTAGTGGGTGCTACTAAAATGGGCATGGATATTCGCCTTGTCGCGCCAAAAGCATTTTGGCCAGAAGAACAACTCGTTGAAGAGTGCCAAGCTATTGCGCAAAATACAGGTGCAAAAATCACGCTAACTGAAGACGTAACTGAAGGCGTGAAAGATTGTGATTTCCTTTACACCGATGTTTGGGTTTCCATGGGTGAAGCGCCCGAAGCTTGGGACGAACGCGTGGCTGTAATGACGCCTTACCAAGTGAATATGGATGTCATAAAGCTCACAGGTAACCCTCAAGTGAAGTTCATGCATTGCCTGCCTGCTTTCCACAACAATGAAACAGTGATCGGCCAGCAAGTCGCAGACAAATATGGAATGAACGGTTTGGAAGTAACAGACGAAGTGTTTGAATCTGATTACTCTATTGTGTTTGATGAAGCAGAGAATCGTATGCACACCATCAAGGCCGTAAT